A stretch of the Streptomyces sp. NBC_00078 genome encodes the following:
- a CDS encoding ATP-binding protein has translation MRYFNTAGPCVPTRHYMVPAQERLPRARGYIEQGQYFVVHAPRQTGKTTVLAAMARELTPSGRYAALHFSCESAEVAGEDYGQAELLVLEAIRRSAESAGLPDELAPPASRPDAVPGSRLTRGLAEWVRSCPRPLVLFFDEIDALRGESLRSVLPQLRDGFTVSRGGFPHAVVLCGLRDVRDYKAASGGDPGRLGTSSPFNIKVASLRLGDFTEAEVAELYGQHTTQTGQDFTVDALERAFSFTQGQPWLVNALAREVVEEMGVPSDTPITAEHMEEAKERLILARATHLDSLAARLGEDRVRRVIQPVIAGELLLPTDTYDDDLAYVRDLGLVAPDAPVRVANPIYQEVIVRVLGNNTEGQVVAAPSSFRLPDGRIDMDKLLCSFAEFWRENGEILATASTYPEAAAQLVMMAYLHRIVNGAGFIDREYGVGRRRVDLLIRQPYTAADGSRAVQREALELKVWRQGRTDPLAEGLAQLDDYLDRMELSTGTLVVFDTRSQAAPVHERTAFSQQTTPSGRTVTLLRA, from the coding sequence ATGCGCTACTTCAATACGGCCGGGCCGTGCGTCCCCACGCGTCACTACATGGTGCCGGCCCAGGAGCGGCTGCCCAGGGCCCGCGGGTACATCGAGCAGGGTCAGTACTTCGTGGTGCACGCGCCACGGCAGACCGGGAAGACGACGGTGCTGGCGGCGATGGCCCGGGAACTGACGCCCTCGGGCCGGTACGCAGCGCTGCACTTCTCGTGCGAGAGCGCGGAGGTGGCCGGGGAGGACTACGGCCAGGCCGAGCTGCTGGTGCTGGAGGCGATTCGGCGGTCCGCGGAGTCCGCTGGGCTTCCTGATGAGCTCGCGCCCCCCGCATCCAGGCCCGACGCGGTGCCCGGGTCCCGGCTCACGCGGGGGCTGGCTGAGTGGGTGCGGAGCTGTCCGCGTCCGCTGGTGCTGTTCTTCGACGAGATCGACGCGCTGCGGGGGGAGAGCCTGCGCAGTGTGCTGCCGCAGTTGCGCGATGGCTTCACTGTCAGCCGTGGCGGCTTCCCGCATGCGGTGGTGCTGTGCGGGCTGCGGGATGTGCGTGACTACAAGGCGGCCTCGGGCGGGGATCCGGGGCGCCTTGGTACGTCGAGTCCGTTCAACATCAAGGTGGCGTCGCTGCGGTTGGGCGACTTCACCGAGGCCGAGGTCGCCGAGCTGTACGGGCAGCACACCACGCAGACGGGCCAGGATTTCACGGTGGATGCGCTGGAGCGTGCCTTCAGCTTTACCCAGGGACAGCCGTGGCTGGTCAACGCGCTGGCCCGGGAGGTCGTCGAGGAGATGGGGGTGCCGTCGGACACGCCGATCACGGCCGAGCACATGGAGGAGGCGAAGGAGCGGCTGATCCTGGCGCGTGCGACGCATCTGGACTCGCTGGCCGCCAGGTTGGGCGAGGACCGGGTGCGGCGGGTGATCCAGCCGGTGATCGCGGGCGAGCTGCTCCTGCCGACGGACACGTACGACGACGATCTGGCGTACGTGCGTGACCTGGGGCTGGTCGCTCCGGACGCGCCGGTGCGGGTGGCCAATCCGATCTACCAGGAGGTGATTGTCCGGGTCCTGGGAAACAACACGGAGGGCCAGGTCGTCGCCGCCCCGAGCAGCTTCCGGCTGCCGGACGGCCGGATCGACATGGACAAGCTGCTGTGCTCCTTCGCCGAGTTCTGGCGGGAGAACGGCGAGATCCTGGCCACCGCCTCGACCTACCCGGAGGCCGCAGCACAGCTGGTGATGATGGCCTACCTGCACCGGATCGTGAACGGGGCGGGTTTCATCGACCGGGAGTACGGGGTCGGCCGGCGGCGCGTGGACCTGCTGATCCGCCAGCCGTACACCGCTGCCGACGGTTCGCGGGCGGTGCAGCGCGAGGCGCTGGAGCTGAAGGTGTGGCGCCAGGGCCGCACCGACCCCCTCGCCGAGGGGCTGGCACAGTTGGACGACTACCTGGACCGCATGGAGCTGTCCACGGGCACCCTCGTCGTCTTCGACACCCGCTCGCAGGCAGCCCCGGTCCACGAGCGCACCGCCTTCTCGCAGCAGACCACGCCCTCCGGGCGCACCGTCACCCTGCTGCGCGCCTGA
- a CDS encoding HoxN/HupN/NixA family nickel/cobalt transporter → MTLPTGPDVPTAFRWRREDTVRTAGLLAVIAALHVLAFGILFLLVVPGHYEVGSKAFGIGLGVTAYTLGMRHAFDADHIAAIDNTTRKLMADGKRPVSVGFWFALGHSSVVVAMAALVAGGAQLAGTLLNDDSRTHQTLGVVGTTVSGTFLYLIAALNLVALSGILRVFRAMRSGTYDEAALEQHLDSRGFMNRILGRFTRSITRPGQMFPLGFLFGLGFDTATEVTLMVMAGSGAAAGLPWYAILCLPLLFAAGMSLFDTLDGTFMNFAYQWAFSNPVRKVFYNLAITGLSIAVAFLIGTIELVGVLHEKLGLRDAVTGWIAGLDLGNVGYIIVGLFVLVWAAALVYWRLAKVEQRWAARLAEGG, encoded by the coding sequence ATGACCCTGCCCACCGGGCCCGACGTGCCCACCGCTTTTCGATGGCGGCGCGAGGACACCGTCCGTACCGCCGGGCTGCTGGCGGTGATCGCCGCGCTGCACGTGCTGGCGTTCGGCATCCTGTTCCTGCTCGTCGTGCCGGGGCACTACGAGGTCGGTTCCAAGGCGTTCGGGATCGGCCTCGGGGTGACCGCGTACACGCTGGGCATGCGGCACGCGTTCGACGCCGATCACATCGCCGCGATCGACAACACCACCCGCAAGCTGATGGCCGACGGCAAGCGGCCGGTGTCGGTCGGGTTCTGGTTCGCGCTCGGCCATTCCAGCGTGGTGGTCGCCATGGCCGCCCTGGTCGCGGGCGGCGCGCAGCTCGCCGGCACGCTGTTGAACGACGACTCCCGTACCCACCAGACGCTCGGTGTCGTCGGCACGACGGTTTCCGGGACCTTCCTCTACCTCATCGCGGCGCTCAACCTGGTGGCGCTATCCGGCATCCTGCGGGTCTTCCGGGCGATGCGCTCCGGCACGTACGACGAGGCCGCTCTCGAACAGCACCTGGACTCGCGGGGGTTCATGAACCGCATCCTGGGCCGTTTCACCAGGTCGATCACCCGGCCCGGGCAGATGTTCCCGCTGGGCTTCCTGTTCGGCCTCGGCTTCGACACCGCCACCGAGGTCACCCTGATGGTGATGGCGGGCAGCGGCGCCGCGGCCGGGCTGCCCTGGTACGCGATCCTGTGCCTGCCGCTGCTGTTCGCGGCGGGGATGAGCCTGTTCGACACCCTCGACGGGACGTTCATGAACTTCGCCTACCAGTGGGCGTTCTCCAACCCGGTGCGCAAGGTGTTCTACAACCTCGCCATCACCGGCCTGTCCATCGCGGTCGCCTTCCTGATCGGCACCATCGAACTGGTCGGAGTGCTGCACGAGAAGCTCGGTCTGCGCGACGCGGTGACCGGCTGGATCGCCGGCCTGGACCTGGGCAACGTCGGCTACATCATCGTCGGCCTGTTCGTGCTCGTGTGGGCGGCGGCGCTGGTGTACTGGCGGCTGGCCAAGGTGGAGCAGAGGTGGGCCGCCCGTCTCGCCGAGGGCGGCTGA
- a CDS encoding YcnI family protein: MSRVRITLRRVGAVTALAAAGVLAAAGIASAHVTVHPDSYAKGATDGVLTFRVPNEEDTASTTKVQVFLPTDHPVLGVLVSPRDGWSAKVTNTKLKTPVKTDDGTITDAVSEVTWTGGKIDPGHYEDFDVAFGQLPEDTGQLTFKTLQTYSDGKTVRWIEEAAQGDEEPENPAPVLKLTAKNASDEADVPTASASPSKTSASAASDSSDSTARGLGVAGLVVGVLGLAAAAFAIVRGRSGGSRPE, encoded by the coding sequence ATGTCCCGAGTACGCATCACGCTGCGCCGCGTCGGCGCCGTCACCGCTCTCGCCGCGGCCGGAGTCCTGGCCGCCGCGGGCATCGCCTCCGCGCACGTCACCGTCCACCCCGACAGCTACGCCAAGGGCGCCACCGACGGCGTCCTGACCTTCCGCGTCCCCAACGAGGAGGACACCGCCTCCACCACCAAGGTCCAGGTCTTCCTGCCCACCGACCACCCCGTCCTCGGCGTCCTCGTCTCCCCGCGCGACGGCTGGAGCGCCAAGGTCACGAACACGAAGCTCAAGACGCCGGTCAAGACCGACGACGGCACCATCACCGACGCCGTCTCCGAGGTCACCTGGACCGGCGGCAAGATCGACCCCGGGCACTACGAGGACTTCGACGTCGCCTTCGGGCAGCTGCCCGAGGACACCGGCCAGCTGACCTTCAAGACGCTCCAGACCTACTCCGACGGCAAGACCGTCCGCTGGATCGAGGAGGCGGCGCAGGGCGACGAGGAGCCGGAGAACCCGGCTCCGGTCCTCAAGCTGACCGCGAAGAACGCGTCGGACGAGGCCGACGTGCCGACCGCCTCCGCGTCCCCCTCGAAGACCTCCGCGTCCGCAGCCTCCGACAGCAGCGACTCCACCGCCCGCGGTCTCGGTGTCGCCGGGCTGGTCGTGGGCGTACTGGGCCTGGCCGCGGCGGCCTTCGCCATCGTGCGTGGCCGCTCCGGCGGTTCCCGGCCCGAGTGA